CTTCATTACCTGCCAGCATTCTCGCCACTTCAAGAATTCTCTCTTCTCCAGTTACTTCTTTTACGATTGTATCATCTCCGTCTTTACATACCAAAAAATGTTGGTCCGCAAGGGCTGCAATGGAAGCCTCATGGGTAACCAATATTACTTGGCATTTTGATGATAGCTCCCTTAACTTTATTCCTGCCAATCTTGCTGCTTTTCCGCCTAAGCCCGCCTCCACTTCATCATATACGAGCACTTTGGGCAACATTTTGTCTGAAGCTGCTATTTGAAGGGCCAATAGTAGTCTGCTCAACTCGCCTCCAGAGGCTATTTTTGATACTGGGCCTTGTAGCTCCTCCCCTTTTTTCAGCACAAAAGAAACCACATCCGCTCCGTTTTGCTTCACTTTGCTCGTAGGAGACAAAGAAACAGCGAACTCAAAATCCTCCATTGCTAAATCCTTAAGTATCCTGTTTACTCTATCCTCTAAAAGCAAAGCGGCCTTTTGTCTTGCTTCCCTCAACTCCAAAGCTATCTTACTGATTTCCCTTCGATTTTCCATATTAGTACTTTTTAGCTGAAGAATGAGATTTTTGCTGTTTTGAAGCCACTTCAAGTTGCTGTCCATTTCTTTTATAAACTCTATAACTTCTTCTGCTGTTTTGCATCCCGTTGCCCTTTTTACTTTTCGAAGGGTTCCAAGGGATTTTTCCATAAACGCTAACTCTTTATCCAAATCATGAGTTGAATGCTTCTTTACTACTGCCATGCATAATTTCTCAAGTTTTTCCAAGCTTTCCAGTACGATCTCTTCATTTTTCCTGATGGTTTCTTCATCAGCCACTGCAAACTCAAGCAATCCTTCTCTAGCCTCGATGAACAGGTGGGCAACTTCCTGTATCAATCCTAAATCGGCCTGACCTCCAGTAAGTCTGTCCAATGTCTCCTGGATTTTCGACAAATGCTTTCTCTTAGCTTGTATTTTTATTAATTGTTCTTCCCATAATTTTTCGCTTTGGGGATTTAAATTCAACGACCTTGCTTCCTCGATTATCTCTCTTGACTCTTCAAACTTTTTCTTTATGCTCTCTTGTCTTTTGAGAAGTTGAATGAGCTCTTTTTCTTTCTTTACGGCTTCTGCGTAAATGTCAGCAAGCTTGTTTTTTATTGCTAAAAGATCTTCTCCCCCTGCTCCATCAAGAAGGTTAAGTTGTTTTTGTGGATCAAGAAGTTCAAGCTGGGAAAACTGGCTTTGTATCCCCATTATTTTCTCCATGATGGTATTTACGTACGATAAAGGAGACAGCTTGTTTTGGATATAGGTTTTGGTTCTACCATTTATGGACAGGGTTCTTTTTACGAAAAGAAATTCATCTTCGCCCATTATTTCAAGTAGTTCATCGTCATCAGTATTAGTTACATGAAAAACTGCTTCTATGTGGGCTTCATCCTTACCTGCCTTTATAAAGGTGGATTGAGCTCGTTTGCCTGCAACAAGCTCAAGAGCCCTTATTAGGCTGCTTTTTCCGGCACCGCTCTCACCAGTTATGACAACGAAAGAGCCTTTGAGTGCTAAGGAAGCTCTTGAGATACCACCTATATTTTTGAGGTGTAGTTCTCTTAGCATAATGTACACATCTCTCCTTAAAGGATGAAAATATAACAAGGCGGAAAGTTATTCGTACGTGTGGCCCCATTTGAATTTTTCTTGTAGAAGGGCATAATAATCCCTGCCCCGCAGCGTTATAATGCTTATGGTTTTTTCTTTGTCCAGCCACATGTCTATTCGATCCCCTGGCAACAATTCATATCCAAGCTGTCCATCTTGAGTCAGCATGATCTCCCGATTTTGGCCCTCCGGAACTATGGTTATTATATCGTTATCACTCAATATCATTGGTCTTGAGTAAAGAGTGTGTGCACATATTGGAGCAAGAATCACACAAGGAACGTGAGGTGGAACTATAGGTCCCCCTGCGGATAATGCATAAGCCGTGGAGCCTGTAGGAGTAGAAATTACTACTCCATCTGCTCTGAGATCCGTGAGGTGTCTTCCATTTACGTAAATTCCCAAGCTAACCAGCCTAGCAAAGGAACCTTTGGTAACTACTAAGTCATTCAATGCAAAGAGTTGATGCTTTTTTGAGTCTTCCCTATATATTTCTCCATGGAGTAACCTTCTAGATTGAATCGTATATTCGCCCTTAACGATTAGCTCCAGGTCCTCTTCGGCTTCATCTTTATTGCCACAGGAAAGGAAGCCTAGCTGCCCAGCGTTAATTCCGTATAAAGGAATATTTGCCCCGATTACGTATCTAGCCGCCCTTAAGAAGGTTCCATCTCCTCCTAAGACGATTGCCACGTCCACATTCTTTTTCCACTCCTCGTCAGGAACCTCTGGAGTTCCTAACACATGAGCTTCATGAGGTGGAAGGAGCATAGGTATCCCTTTTGTTTTACTCC
The DNA window shown above is from Thermovirga lienii DSM 17291 and carries:
- a CDS encoding DNA replication and repair protein RecN (PFAM: RecF/RecN/SMC N terminal domain~TIGRFAM: DNA repair protein RecN~COGs: COG0497 ATPase involved in DNA repair~InterPro IPR002078: IPR003593: IPR003395~KEGG: aco:Amico_0847 SMC domain protein~PFAM: SMC domain protein~SMART: AAA ATPase~SPTR: SMC domain protein), which codes for MLRELHLKNIGGISRASLALKGSFVVITGESGAGKSSLIRALELVAGKRAQSTFIKAGKDEAHIEAVFHVTNTDDDELLEIMGEDEFLFVKRTLSINGRTKTYIQNKLSPLSYVNTIMEKIMGIQSQFSQLELLDPQKQLNLLDGAGGEDLLAIKNKLADIYAEAVKKEKELIQLLKRQESIKKKFEESREIIEEARSLNLNPQSEKLWEEQLIKIQAKRKHLSKIQETLDRLTGGQADLGLIQEVAHLFIEAREGLLEFAVADEETIRKNEEIVLESLEKLEKLCMAVVKKHSTHDLDKELAFMEKSLGTLRKVKRATGCKTAEEVIEFIKEMDSNLKWLQNSKNLILQLKSTNMENRREISKIALELREARQKAALLLEDRVNRILKDLAMEDFEFAVSLSPTSKVKQNGADVVSFVLKKGEELQGPVSKIASGGELSRLLLALQIAASDKMLPKVLVYDEVEAGLGGKAARLAGIKLRELSSKCQVILVTHEASIAALADQHFLVCKDGDDTIVKEVTGEERILEVARMLAGNEDAPEAIEHAKALVTNVSWI
- a CDS encoding ATP-NAD/AcoX kinase (PFAM: ATP-NAD kinase~COGs: COG0061 sugar kinase~InterPro IPR002504~KEGG: aco:Amico_0848 ATP-NAD/AcoX kinase~PFAM: ATP-NAD/AcoX kinase~SPTR: ATP-NAD/AcoX kinase); translation: MNKNNNLKIGMLINTKKTEALLIAERLLRWSKTKGIPMLLPPHEAHVLGTPEVPDEEWKKNVDVAIVLGGDGTFLRAARYVIGANIPLYGINAGQLGFLSCGNKDEAEEDLELIVKGEYTIQSRRLLHGEIYREDSKKHQLFALNDLVVTKGSFARLVSLGIYVNGRHLTDLRADGVVISTPTGSTAYALSAGGPIVPPHVPCVILAPICAHTLYSRPMILSDNDIITIVPEGQNREIMLTQDGQLGYELLPGDRIDMWLDKEKTISIITLRGRDYYALLQEKFKWGHTYE